The genomic interval CGCTTCGGTGAAGAAGCGAAAGGCGTCGAAGTGCGTGCAGGTGATGGGGTGCGATTCGACAAAGGCGGCCAGCGCGTCCGGGTCCATGCGCAGGGGTACGTGTGCGTGGCGCGGACGCTCGGTGCGGTAGACCATGGCCCACTCGTGCATGCCGCAGCAGCCCAGATGGGGCCGACGGGCGGCCGTTCGCTCCAGCAACGTCACCACCCAGCGCAGCGACGGAATGCGGTGCGCCGGAAAACGGCCGGGATCGACGGTGACGCCCTTCGGCGTCTCGACAAAGTCCGGGTCCTCCAGCCACCGGCGGGCCTCGGCGCCCTGCACGGCCACGCCCAGACCCGGACGCCACCGCAGCAGCCGGCTCGGCCGGAACGTGTAGTACTCGAACAGGAAGTCCATCACCGGCTGCTTAGCGCCCCGGCGCCGGGCGGCCAGGTACGGATCGAGCACCGGACGCAGCCGCGCCTCGTGCGCCGCCGCCCGCGCACGGGCTTCCGCTTCGGTCAGCACGGTATGGATAGGCGGTCCGGCCATGGGCAAGCGTTCGGTTGCATACCAGCGCGCGCCACGCCGTCGTTTAAAAAACCGAACCCGCTTCGGATCCCGGCGTTGCCTTTTGCAGGACGTTCCTGTTCACAAAGAAACCGTTGCGCTCATGAAACGCGTGTTCCGAGCCCTTTTGCTTTCGGCGCTGGCTACCGGCGCCTTTGCGTGGGTGCTTTCGCGCCTGCACCCGCGTCCGAAGCCGGCCGCCGTCCGGCCCGGCGAGGTCGATGCCGACAAGCTCTCGCCCGAAGCTCAGGAACGGCTGCTGGAAGAACTGGACCGCTTGCTGTAGGGCCCAGACCGTCGTACTTTTGTACGAAACGATTCGTACCTTTCTCTCCGGCGGCGTAACCGCCGCGCGATGCGCTTCGTAAAGGAGCTTCGATCAAACCAGACCACCAACCGCCATGAACCTGCTACGACGCCTTTCGGCCGGCCTGTTGCTTCTGCTCTGCACGATGCCGGCCTTTGCCCAGACCGAGGAGGCGACGGACATCCCCGTCGAGATCCCCTACGAAAAGTTCGTGCTCGACAACGGGCTGACGCTCATCGTCAGCCCGGACCACAAGGCGCCCATTGTGGCCGTCAACATCTGGTACCATGTCGGCTCGAAAAACGAAAAACCGGGGCGCACGGGCTTTGCCCACCTGTTCGAGCACCTGATGTTCAACGGCTCGGAGCATTTCAATGACGACTGGTTCCAGGCGCTCGAGCGCGTGGGGGCCACCGACCTGAACGGCACCACGAACCGGGACCGCACGAACTACTTCCAGACGGTGCCCGTCAACGCGCTCGATCTGGTGCTCTGGCTCGAGTCGGACCGCATGGGCCATCTGCTGGGCGCCATCGACCAGGCCAAGCTCGACGAGCAGCGCGGCGTGGTCCAGAACGAAAAGCGTCAGGGCGAAAACCAGCCCTACGGCAAGGTTTTCAACATTATCGCTGAGCACACCTATCCCGAAGGACATCCCTACTCGTGGCCGGTGATCGGCTACATGGAGGATCTGGACGCGGCCACGCTGGAGGACGTGCACGAGTGGTTCAAGACCTACTACGGCCCCAACAACGCCACCATCGTCATTGCGGGCGACATCGACCCGCAGACGGCCCTGGAGAAGGTGAAAAAGTACTTCGGATCGATCCCACCGGGGCCGCCGCTGGCCAAACCCAAAGCCTGGGTGGCCAAGCGCACGGGCGAGCAGCGCATGACGATGGAAGACCGCGTCCCGCAGGCGCGGCTCTATAAGGTCTGGAACGTGCCGGAGTGGGGCCATCCGGAGCGGGATTACCTGGACCTGGCCGCCGACGTGCTCGCCAGCGGCAAGACCTCGCGCCTCTACCGCCGGCTCGTCTACACGGACCAGATCGCCACGGACGTCAATGCGTTCGTCTACACCGGCGAGATC from Rhodothermus marinus carries:
- a CDS encoding 3-methyladenine DNA glycosylase; this encodes MAGPPIHTVLTEAEARARAAAHEARLRPVLDPYLAARRRGAKQPVMDFLFEYYTFRPSRLLRWRPGLGVAVQGAEARRWLEDPDFVETPKGVTVDPGRFPAHRIPSLRWVVTLLERTAARRPHLGCCGMHEWAMVYRTERPRHAHVPLRMDPDALAAFVESHPITCTHFDAFRFFTEAARPLNRFQPTRDTIHELEQPGCLHANMDLYRWAYKFYPWVGSDLIADAFLLACRIRTLDMQASPYDLRAYGLEPIPIETPEGRRRYRALQEQFYREAQPIRRRLLQTLRTLLELAVTNAPTTADGVA